One region of Exiguobacterium acetylicum genomic DNA includes:
- a CDS encoding histidine phosphatase family protein has protein sequence MPTLYITRHGETEWNLEKRMQGWEDSPLTAKGRQNARDLGHRLRKVHLDHLYISPIGRVRETVRMLDLDPAIPVTIDDRLREMHMGTWEGRTAAEIEVAHPLAHAAFWQTPHTYIPESGESFDAVRERILSFLERLADHEEDENILIVTHGIFLNILLTYLQRKPFATLWDPPFIHGTSLTIVEYRDGEAVIRLEADMSHVIAD, from the coding sequence ATGCCAACACTTTACATTACGCGTCATGGCGAGACGGAATGGAACTTAGAAAAACGAATGCAAGGCTGGGAAGACTCTCCCTTGACAGCAAAGGGCAGGCAAAATGCGCGGGACCTTGGTCACCGCTTACGTAAAGTTCATCTGGATCACCTCTACATCAGTCCGATTGGTCGCGTCCGAGAAACAGTTCGAATGTTGGATCTCGATCCAGCGATTCCGGTCACCATCGACGATCGATTGCGTGAAATGCACATGGGGACCTGGGAAGGGCGGACGGCGGCGGAAATTGAAGTCGCACACCCGCTTGCTCATGCTGCGTTTTGGCAAACGCCGCATACCTACATACCAGAGAGTGGAGAATCCTTTGACGCGGTCCGGGAGCGCATTCTATCATTTTTGGAACGACTGGCAGATCATGAAGAAGACGAAAACATCTTAATCGTCACCCACGGCATCTTCCTTAACATCTTGCTGACATATCTTCAACGAAAGCCGTTCGCGACATTATGGGATCCGCCGTTCATTCATGGAACGAGTTTGACGATCGTTGAATACAGGGATGGGGAAGCCGTGATTCGATTAGAAGCTGACATGTCGCATGTCATAGCAGACTAA
- a CDS encoding ABC transporter permease, with translation MKRQHLFRLSHRLYRKSPMILVTSIGSVMISIGLVLTMVIFLLHNQAAIETDRVQRYGQVDLTVKYTPEDERTDQSVFEQLKKDHDVLGAESILQTTARVAGQAMADVETIGVHSDALTKSRYHFTNELKQGEVIVSDRLATSLDRSVGQTLRVGEATYRIREILPNSKTLGVSHDQVLLSYADLKKYHPIETKAVLLNLKKEADLVHYADTLVKANPELRIELSEGQALSPALNGYIGILSVLILVVSGFILMANFDLYLRKYAVQFAIMRTLGATTRQLFQLFFVQSGLIVLAGTMLTILGSIFFPLLGQLVWPTEGKMIVSLMIEQGAFLMLVTFGSALLILLLLASTAYRKRDVLPLHVLRENLKTASRPTRRKRLVLFSSGLTVSLVLFAEVIASTEGSRAIAWLGATVAFLLTMYLVTPLLLKGVLQRAEPIVRRLAGPTSFVAFRGVLPQLRKNAWLMLIVQVLMIIVVIGSTFLETVQQNERKYIISQYPTEVVLKSRLDEGSQGNPLQLIRQIETELPGAKATFLSSRNSLEYQSPQEDVSIEYELTDYRRLDVLAGEQTSDTEGIIVSRTFAKKHSLEKGDTLPLGRWDGEQERSVSVGQFRIVGIEKKMAPDILVDWRNEQLRQPNDQILNVFIDVPSELSKAQMTTTLSEITESYPTLQVNRLSDALRDAEQQTTERWFVFLIALVVMSGSVWFGLANALLSFVSGKRGEYALLRTIALTQNKLRQLTLIQMLLFIGSGITFGLISGLGATFFMTRIDDTGSFYFNVPTIAGTSAGLIVLVIGIAWFVTRRKQENLVHELKQ, from the coding sequence ATGAAACGACAACATCTCTTTCGTCTTTCCCACCGACTGTACCGTAAAAGTCCGATGATTTTAGTGACCTCAATCGGAAGCGTCATGATTTCGATTGGTCTTGTCTTAACGATGGTCATTTTTTTACTACATAATCAAGCCGCTATCGAGACAGATCGTGTACAAAGATATGGTCAAGTCGATCTGACGGTCAAATATACACCTGAAGACGAGCGGACGGATCAGTCCGTGTTTGAGCAACTTAAAAAGGATCACGATGTCTTGGGCGCAGAGTCGATCTTACAGACGACAGCGCGCGTCGCTGGTCAAGCGATGGCCGACGTGGAGACGATAGGAGTTCATTCGGATGCCCTGACGAAAAGTCGGTATCATTTCACGAACGAATTGAAACAGGGAGAAGTGATCGTGTCAGATCGACTCGCGACGTCGCTTGATCGTAGTGTCGGGCAAACGCTTCGCGTCGGAGAAGCGACGTATCGAATCCGTGAGATTTTACCAAATTCAAAAACACTGGGAGTCTCGCACGATCAAGTCTTGCTTTCGTATGCTGATCTGAAGAAGTATCATCCGATCGAAACGAAAGCCGTCTTGCTCAATCTAAAAAAAGAGGCGGATCTCGTCCACTATGCCGATACACTCGTCAAAGCGAATCCGGAGCTCCGGATTGAACTTTCGGAAGGGCAAGCGCTCTCACCGGCGCTGAACGGCTACATCGGAATCTTGTCAGTATTGATCCTTGTCGTGTCCGGCTTCATCTTGATGGCGAATTTTGACTTGTATTTACGTAAATATGCCGTCCAATTTGCGATCATGCGGACGCTTGGGGCGACGACACGGCAACTGTTTCAGCTGTTCTTCGTTCAATCTGGATTGATTGTCTTAGCGGGCACGATGCTTACGATTCTAGGCAGTATTTTCTTCCCGTTACTCGGTCAACTCGTATGGCCGACAGAGGGTAAAATGATCGTCTCCCTCATGATCGAACAGGGAGCGTTCTTGATGCTCGTAACGTTCGGTAGTGCTTTGTTAATTCTGCTGTTGCTCGCGAGTACGGCTTACCGAAAACGGGATGTGTTACCACTCCACGTCTTGCGAGAAAATCTGAAAACGGCGTCGCGACCGACCCGGCGAAAACGTCTCGTCCTGTTCAGTAGTGGATTGACCGTCAGTTTGGTGTTATTCGCTGAAGTGATTGCCAGTACGGAAGGGTCACGGGCAATCGCCTGGCTCGGTGCGACTGTCGCCTTTTTACTGACGATGTATCTTGTGACGCCACTCCTCTTGAAGGGAGTGCTCCAGCGAGCGGAACCGATCGTTCGTCGGTTAGCGGGACCGACAAGTTTCGTCGCCTTCCGGGGCGTATTACCGCAACTTCGGAAAAATGCCTGGTTGATGCTGATCGTTCAAGTCTTGATGATCATCGTCGTCATCGGCTCGACGTTCCTTGAGACGGTACAACAAAATGAGCGGAAGTACATCATCAGCCAATATCCGACGGAGGTCGTCTTAAAGAGTCGTTTAGATGAAGGATCGCAAGGAAACCCGCTGCAATTGATTCGACAAATTGAAACGGAACTACCTGGCGCAAAAGCGACCTTCCTGTCGTCTCGAAATTCACTCGAATACCAGTCGCCTCAAGAAGATGTCTCGATTGAATACGAATTGACGGACTATCGTCGTCTTGACGTCTTAGCGGGAGAACAGACGAGTGACACAGAAGGAATCATCGTCTCACGGACCTTTGCTAAAAAACACAGTCTCGAAAAAGGCGATACGTTGCCGCTCGGGCGGTGGGACGGGGAACAAGAACGAAGCGTTTCGGTCGGTCAATTCCGAATCGTTGGAATCGAAAAGAAGATGGCACCAGACATCCTCGTGGATTGGCGGAACGAGCAGCTGCGGCAACCGAACGATCAGATATTGAATGTCTTTATCGACGTTCCGTCCGAATTATCGAAGGCGCAAATGACCACAACATTATCAGAGATCACAGAAAGTTATCCGACATTGCAAGTGAATCGACTATCTGACGCGCTTCGCGATGCAGAGCAACAAACGACGGAACGCTGGTTCGTCTTCTTGATTGCGCTCGTCGTCATGAGTGGATCCGTCTGGTTCGGACTTGCGAACGCCTTACTCAGTTTCGTGAGTGGAAAACGAGGCGAATACGCCTTGCTACGAACGATTGCGTTGACACAGAACAAGCTTCGTCAGCTGACACTCATTCAAATGCTCTTATTCATTGGGAGTGGCATCACCTTTGGACTGATCAGTGGTCTTGGTGCGACCTTCTTCATGACACGGATCGATGATACGGGATCATTTTACTTCAATGTACCGACGATTGCCGGAACCAGTGCCGGTTTGATAGTGCTTGTCATAGGCATCGCTTGGTTCGTCACCCGACGAAAGCAGGAAAACCTCGTTCACGAATTGAAACAGTAA
- a CDS encoding MFS transporter: MRFKRERVNVVDPAQTKKSVYATGIGNAMEWFDFGLYSYLAVIISQNFFSGVENDELKLVFTFATFAIAFLMRPLGGVIFGRMGDRLGRKVVLTTTIVMMAFSTLLIGLLPTYDQIGVWAPILLLLARVLQGFSTGGEYAGAMVYIAESSPDKHRSAYGSGLEIGTLAGYILASVLATILFVSLSDDQMSSWGWRIPFILGAPLGLFGLYLRRHLDESPIFENEINESKQEQATFRTIVQEHRKDIIVCFIAVAFYNITNYMLLSYMPSYLDEIIGLPSATSTMLITGVMIVMIPLAFSFGRLSDRRGNRRLVLLGLTGLSFTSILSFFLIGQDWLLYVGLGIFILGFFLSIFEGTMPSLLPSIFYSDVRYRTLSVTFNIAVSIFGGTTPLVSTWLVHTTQDPLAPAYYLTAVSVIGFITFFFFFENTAGKALKGSHPTVASEQEVHEIAKNPEDALWWKEDNKNE; this comes from the coding sequence ATGCGATTCAAAAGGGAACGCGTCAACGTCGTCGATCCGGCGCAAACGAAAAAGAGTGTCTATGCGACCGGAATCGGCAATGCGATGGAGTGGTTTGACTTTGGACTGTACTCCTACCTCGCCGTCATCATCAGTCAAAACTTCTTTAGTGGTGTGGAAAATGATGAACTGAAACTCGTCTTTACGTTCGCGACGTTTGCGATTGCCTTTTTGATGCGACCACTCGGAGGCGTAATTTTTGGGCGTATGGGTGACCGTCTGGGACGAAAAGTCGTTTTGACGACAACGATCGTCATGATGGCATTTTCGACCTTATTGATTGGATTGCTGCCGACGTATGATCAAATCGGTGTTTGGGCACCAATTCTTTTACTCTTGGCACGAGTCTTGCAAGGTTTTTCAACCGGTGGTGAATATGCTGGGGCGATGGTCTATATCGCCGAATCTTCACCCGATAAACACCGGAGTGCGTATGGCAGTGGTCTTGAAATCGGAACATTAGCCGGGTACATTCTGGCTTCCGTGCTAGCGACGATTTTGTTCGTCTCTTTGTCAGACGATCAAATGTCATCTTGGGGATGGCGGATTCCCTTCATCTTAGGCGCACCGCTCGGATTATTTGGTCTGTATCTCCGGCGTCACCTGGATGAGTCACCGATTTTCGAGAATGAGATCAATGAAAGTAAGCAGGAACAGGCGACGTTTCGAACGATCGTTCAAGAACACCGGAAAGATATCATCGTCTGCTTCATCGCCGTTGCCTTTTATAACATCACGAACTATATGTTGTTATCCTATATGCCGTCTTATCTGGACGAAATCATTGGTCTACCGAGTGCGACGAGTACGATGTTGATCACAGGTGTCATGATCGTCATGATTCCGCTCGCTTTCTCGTTTGGTCGCCTGAGCGATCGGCGCGGCAATCGCCGACTAGTCTTGCTAGGATTGACGGGATTATCCTTCACATCAATCCTGTCATTTTTCCTAATCGGTCAAGACTGGTTGCTATACGTCGGTCTCGGAATCTTCATCCTTGGTTTCTTCTTGTCAATCTTTGAGGGAACGATGCCAAGTTTGTTGCCAAGTATTTTTTATTCCGATGTGCGGTACCGGACGCTTTCCGTCACGTTTAACATTGCGGTGTCGATCTTCGGAGGGACGACCCCACTCGTCTCGACCTGGCTCGTGCATACGACGCAGGACCCTCTTGCGCCTGCGTACTACCTGACAGCCGTCAGCGTCATCGGCTTCATCACGTTCTTCTTTTTCTTTGAGAACACGGCAGGGAAGGCGCTAAAAGGATCACATCCGACCGTTGCTTCGGAACAGGAAGTCCATGAAATTGCAAAAAATCCAGAAGATGCCCTGTGGTGGAAAGAAGATAACAAAAACGAATAA
- a CDS encoding nucleotidyltransferase family protein: MDHKEIEQRLRNDHELQKMLALVATLHLPDWWICAGVLRSKIWNVERQATSDIDIVYFDPTDLSEATEKRHEEQLRKLLDLPWSVKNQTRMHLVNGLPPYQSATDAISQFPETVTAIGVTRRPDFELYLPYGADDFMDRIIRPTPSFQVGTARHSIFQRRVIEKGWQDDPGLQICT; this comes from the coding sequence GTGGATCATAAAGAAATTGAACAGCGATTACGAAACGATCATGAGTTACAAAAGATGCTAGCGTTGGTAGCGACACTCCACTTGCCTGATTGGTGGATCTGTGCCGGTGTCTTACGTTCGAAAATTTGGAACGTCGAACGACAGGCGACATCGGACATCGATATCGTCTATTTCGATCCTACTGATCTTTCGGAAGCCACGGAAAAACGTCATGAAGAACAGTTACGAAAATTATTGGATTTGCCGTGGTCTGTTAAAAATCAAACGCGAATGCATCTCGTCAATGGATTACCACCTTATCAGTCCGCAACGGATGCGATTTCACAGTTTCCTGAGACCGTCACAGCAATCGGCGTGACGAGACGACCAGATTTTGAACTTTACCTTCCATATGGAGCAGATGACTTTATGGATCGGATCATTCGACCGACGCCATCTTTTCAAGTCGGTACCGCGCGTCATTCGATTTTTCAGCGACGGGTGATCGAAAAAGGATGGCAAGACGACCCGGGTCTACAAATATGTACATGA
- a CDS encoding quinone oxidoreductase family protein, with the protein MRRIIQHTYGEANVLQQDECLDPVLNPGEVLIRVAWAGVNFADIKQRRGGKATGTFPFVLGLDVTGIVIASNPNSAFQIGDRVMAFAKTGSYAEIVRADERLVYRVPLSISLREATLFTTVGILSEMLLTEIGQVKPTDTIIIHSAAGGVGTALIQLALHRGVKQLIATVGNLEKIKYVQSFGVEHVFTYDDFAENVLLLTNGKGADVIFDSVAGHVTRKSLDCLANYGTLVQFGNSSGSAGELSTTDVHASCRTIRGFSLGTTRQLDPNRIKRAASHILLLLENKKLKMPMIHEFQLSEVQEAHQLMESRQYQGKIVLRIGGDECGS; encoded by the coding sequence ATGAGACGTATCATACAACATACATACGGAGAGGCTAACGTGCTTCAACAAGATGAATGTTTGGATCCAGTACTTAACCCTGGAGAGGTCTTGATTCGAGTTGCTTGGGCGGGTGTGAATTTTGCTGATATTAAACAACGCCGAGGAGGAAAAGCAACGGGTACGTTTCCGTTCGTACTTGGTTTAGACGTAACCGGCATTGTAATAGCTTCTAACCCAAATTCGGCATTTCAAATAGGCGATCGTGTCATGGCATTTGCAAAAACCGGATCATATGCCGAAATCGTTCGAGCGGACGAGCGACTCGTATATCGAGTCCCACTATCGATCTCGTTGCGCGAAGCAACCTTATTTACTACGGTAGGAATTCTGAGCGAGATGTTACTGACTGAAATTGGTCAAGTGAAGCCGACCGACACAATCATTATCCATAGTGCAGCAGGTGGAGTAGGAACTGCATTGATTCAGCTTGCGTTACATAGAGGTGTGAAGCAACTCATCGCAACAGTAGGAAATCTTGAGAAAATAAAATACGTACAATCGTTTGGTGTGGAACATGTATTCACATATGATGATTTTGCCGAAAACGTCCTTTTGTTGACGAATGGGAAGGGAGCAGATGTCATTTTTGATTCTGTCGCAGGTCACGTAACGCGAAAAAGTCTTGATTGTCTCGCTAATTACGGGACACTCGTACAATTTGGTAACAGTAGCGGATCAGCAGGTGAGCTCTCGACGACTGATGTCCACGCCAGTTGCCGGACGATTCGTGGATTTAGCCTTGGAACGACGCGTCAATTGGATCCAAATCGGATTAAACGGGCTGCATCCCATATCCTGCTTCTACTCGAAAATAAGAAATTGAAGATGCCGATGATTCACGAGTTTCAACTATCAGAAGTGCAAGAGGCACATCAGTTGATGGAATCCCGACAGTATCAAGGGAAAATAGTTCTACGAATCGGAGGAGATGAGTGTGGATCATAA
- a CDS encoding alpha/beta hydrolase translates to MNRQEMIDLAKQIRSDEERPQVTPPHPPQATTTTLHVPTSVGDVRVLCHSPIDAAEPLPGFISFHGGGFITGTPEMDEPWNLFLAETANCHVLNVEYPLAPEHPFPVPVHVAYEVVQWIFQHAETLHLDAARIAIGGHSAGGNLATAISLWNAEQTYPVPLIAQILDYPPLDLATDPADKPFFEEAIPAEQARQFNAMYIARPEDAYHHLASPLYAAQLEALPQTLVLTAELDSLAQEARQYAKRLQAAGVAVEHQEFAGQAHAFTHHGDIDAALQAWQRIADFLRHAFQATERS, encoded by the coding sequence ATGAATCGCCAAGAGATGATTGACCTTGCCAAACAAATCCGCTCGGATGAGGAACGACCTCAAGTCACACCTCCTCATCCACCGCAAGCGACCACGACTACGCTACACGTGCCGACTTCAGTCGGAGATGTCCGAGTGTTGTGTCACTCACCGATTGATGCAGCAGAACCGCTACCTGGATTCATCAGTTTCCATGGCGGCGGTTTCATCACCGGAACGCCAGAGATGGATGAACCATGGAATCTGTTTCTCGCTGAGACCGCCAACTGTCATGTTCTCAATGTCGAGTACCCGTTAGCGCCGGAGCATCCGTTTCCTGTTCCGGTCCACGTCGCCTATGAAGTCGTTCAATGGATTTTCCAACATGCTGAGACGCTACATCTCGATGCGGCGCGCATTGCGATTGGAGGGCATAGTGCCGGTGGGAATCTTGCGACTGCCATATCGTTATGGAACGCCGAGCAGACGTATCCGGTTCCGCTCATCGCTCAAATCCTTGATTATCCTCCGCTCGATCTCGCGACGGATCCCGCGGACAAACCGTTCTTCGAAGAAGCGATACCAGCTGAACAGGCACGTCAGTTCAATGCGATGTACATCGCACGACCGGAAGACGCGTACCATCATCTCGCTTCACCACTTTATGCGGCTCAACTCGAAGCATTACCACAGACGCTCGTCCTGACGGCGGAGCTCGACTCGCTGGCGCAGGAAGCGCGGCAGTATGCGAAACGTCTTCAAGCGGCAGGTGTCGCTGTTGAGCACCAGGAATTCGCCGGTCAAGCTCATGCCTTTACACACCACGGGGACATCGACGCGGCGCTTCAGGCGTGGCAACGGATTGCTGATTTTCTTCGGCATGCCTTTCAAGCTACTGAACGTTCGTAA
- a CDS encoding ABC transporter ATP-binding protein, whose translation MCVSALLEVERLSKTYIRGTETIHALKQVSFTLEEGGFIAIMGTSGSGKSTLLNILGALDAPTGGTLTLKEKRQRDIFTEPAATLYRQQHIGFIFQSFHLLDDLTVQENVALPLMLKGMDDKTINQEVDTWLKRVGLTKWNNHRPQELSGGQQQRVAIARALISRPPIILADEPTGNLDFKTSAEIMQLLQELNREQLTSILLVTHDATVAAHAKRVLYFHDGQIVADQLSTGDVAPILETYEQFVGAV comes from the coding sequence ATATGCGTGTCAGCTTTATTAGAAGTCGAACGGTTATCAAAAACCTACATACGTGGAACGGAGACAATCCATGCATTAAAACAAGTCAGCTTTACGTTAGAGGAAGGAGGATTCATCGCCATCATGGGCACGAGTGGCTCCGGGAAAAGTACACTGTTGAATATCCTGGGAGCGCTTGATGCGCCAACCGGCGGTACGTTGACCTTAAAGGAAAAACGGCAACGCGACATCTTCACTGAACCTGCTGCGACGTTATACCGACAACAGCACATCGGGTTCATCTTTCAATCGTTTCATCTGCTCGATGATTTGACGGTTCAGGAGAATGTCGCTTTACCATTGATGCTGAAGGGGATGGATGATAAAACGATCAATCAAGAGGTGGACACTTGGCTCAAACGAGTCGGACTGACGAAGTGGAACAATCATCGACCGCAAGAGCTGTCGGGTGGGCAACAACAACGTGTCGCAATCGCACGTGCCTTGATCAGTCGACCACCGATCATCTTAGCGGATGAGCCGACGGGAAACCTCGATTTCAAGACATCTGCTGAAATCATGCAGTTGCTTCAAGAACTCAATCGCGAACAATTAACGAGCATCCTGCTCGTGACCCATGATGCGACCGTAGCTGCTCATGCGAAACGGGTGCTGTATTTCCATGACGGACAGATCGTTGCCGATCAGCTGTCAACCGGAGACGTGGCGCCGATCTTAGAGACATACGAGCAGTTCGTGGGGGCTGTATGA
- a CDS encoding SRPBCC family protein: protein MTKLTIQAVIDRPVETVWEIWNAPEDIKRWNAASDDWHTTASTNDLTVGGQFTNRMEAKDGSMGFDFTGTYETIIPYEHIAYVLEDGRQVTIDFSRNGQQTEVVESFDAETSNPPEMQQAGWQAILDRFKAYAESK, encoded by the coding sequence ATGACGAAACTAACGATTCAAGCCGTGATTGACCGTCCAGTCGAGACCGTGTGGGAGATCTGGAACGCACCAGAAGACATCAAACGCTGGAACGCAGCGTCTGACGACTGGCATACGACGGCGTCAACGAATGATTTGACGGTCGGTGGTCAATTCACGAATCGAATGGAAGCAAAAGACGGTAGCATGGGATTTGATTTCACGGGTACATACGAGACAATCATTCCTTACGAACACATTGCGTATGTCCTCGAAGATGGTCGCCAGGTGACGATCGACTTCTCTCGGAACGGGCAACAGACCGAAGTCGTCGAATCGTTTGATGCCGAAACAAGCAACCCGCCTGAGATGCAACAAGCGGGCTGGCAGGCGATCCTTGATCGGTTCAAGGCGTATGCTGAGTCGAAGTAA
- a CDS encoding DMT family transporter, with amino-acid sequence MLAIIIGFIIGLLVPVQTSVNTRLRGVVGSPFLASLISFSIGSLFLLLLVLLVDGDFTGLSATADEPFWIWGGGLLGVIYLTGNILLFPRLGGVQTVIMPIFGQVIMGLLIDHFGLFEANVTTLSLTRVIGAVLVLLGVVGTVALGDYFARRRKQQVGSTENSLFVWRLLGILTGMMSAAQTAINGHLGSVLGSAVKGALISFVIGTISLLLLNLILRTKWHIDRSQSLPAWIWIGGLIGALFVAGNAFIVPLVGTGLAVVIVTIGLLTGSLLIDRFGWFGAKKQPVTGVQIVSLLIMLGGIVLIRL; translated from the coding sequence ATGCTTGCGATCATCATTGGATTCATCATCGGTCTGCTCGTACCGGTTCAAACGAGTGTCAATACACGATTACGGGGTGTCGTCGGTTCACCGTTCCTCGCTTCGCTGATTTCCTTTTCGATCGGCTCACTCTTCTTACTGCTTCTCGTCTTGCTCGTCGATGGGGATTTTACAGGTCTCTCAGCTACCGCCGATGAACCGTTCTGGATTTGGGGTGGAGGGTTGCTCGGCGTCATCTATTTGACCGGAAACATCTTGCTGTTTCCGCGACTCGGTGGTGTCCAAACGGTCATCATGCCAATTTTCGGTCAAGTCATCATGGGACTGTTGATCGATCATTTTGGATTGTTTGAAGCGAACGTCACGACACTTTCGTTGACACGGGTCATCGGTGCAGTGCTAGTGTTACTCGGTGTCGTTGGGACGGTCGCCCTCGGTGATTATTTCGCACGCCGTCGTAAACAGCAGGTGGGATCAACAGAAAACTCGTTGTTTGTCTGGCGTCTGCTCGGAATTCTAACCGGAATGATGAGTGCTGCCCAGACGGCGATCAATGGTCATCTCGGAAGTGTTCTCGGGTCAGCCGTCAAAGGCGCCTTGATTTCATTTGTCATCGGTACGATTAGCTTGCTATTGCTGAATCTGATCCTCCGAACGAAGTGGCACATCGATCGGTCGCAATCCTTACCTGCCTGGATTTGGATCGGTGGATTGATCGGTGCGTTGTTCGTTGCCGGGAATGCCTTCATCGTTCCGCTCGTCGGTACAGGACTCGCTGTCGTCATCGTGACGATCGGTCTTCTGACTGGCAGCCTATTGATTGATCGTTTCGGTTGGTTCGGTGCAAAAAAACAACCAGTCACAGGGGTGCAAATCGTCAGCTTGCTCATCATGCTTGGTGGTATCGTATTGATTCGGCTGTAA
- a CDS encoding right-handed parallel beta-helix repeat-containing protein: MKGKWLLATVLLVGCASTSEEAESTAKSLYVAPNGSDKNTGTLKHPFKTIRQATLKATAGTTVYLRKGTYHEKLDVRQSGTKQHPIVFRNYKQERVVLNGENIKDRDATLPIIQIKDRKYVTIQGLTIEAVQSKRTDATPIGILVTGSGSYITLKNNTVRDIKTLAKDGNAHGIAVYGTGAIRHLTISGNRVEQNRLGFSEALVLNGNVKHFRVTKNVVRDNDNIGIDLIGHEGIAQSKKDDYVREGVVSENRVYRTSSYGNPAYGKEYSAAGIYVDGGKNLTIEKNLVEASDIGIEVTSEHAGRYAEDIIVRQNEVRQNVYTGIAIGGYDTKRGGTKRVRIEQNQLIGNDTKGLEGGQLLVQHDVQDNKIIGNTFDGSLSVAHYFKTSSGNQFEKNTFKHTKRFMWRDASYKTERSFLKAVRKVEGR, from the coding sequence ATGAAAGGCAAATGGTTATTAGCAACCGTCCTGCTCGTCGGTTGTGCCTCGACAAGTGAAGAGGCCGAATCGACGGCAAAATCGTTATACGTCGCACCGAACGGCAGTGATAAAAATACAGGCACGTTGAAGCACCCGTTTAAAACAATCCGGCAAGCGACACTAAAAGCGACTGCGGGTACGACGGTCTACTTGCGAAAAGGAACGTATCACGAGAAGCTGGACGTTAGACAAAGTGGAACGAAACAACATCCAATCGTCTTTCGGAATTATAAACAAGAACGAGTCGTCTTAAATGGGGAAAACATTAAAGATCGAGACGCAACCTTACCGATCATACAGATTAAGGATCGAAAATATGTGACAATCCAAGGACTGACGATCGAAGCCGTTCAGTCGAAACGAACGGACGCGACACCGATTGGCATTTTGGTCACGGGATCAGGATCCTACATCACGTTGAAGAACAATACGGTTCGCGACATCAAGACGCTCGCGAAAGATGGGAATGCACACGGCATCGCCGTTTACGGAACGGGAGCGATTCGTCACCTGACGATTTCCGGCAACCGAGTCGAGCAAAATCGTCTCGGTTTCAGCGAAGCCCTCGTCTTAAACGGAAACGTCAAACATTTCCGGGTGACGAAGAACGTCGTACGGGATAACGACAACATCGGCATTGATTTGATCGGACACGAAGGGATTGCTCAGTCTAAAAAAGACGACTACGTCCGTGAGGGCGTCGTGTCGGAAAATCGTGTCTACCGGACGTCGAGCTACGGCAATCCTGCTTACGGGAAGGAATACAGCGCAGCCGGTATCTATGTCGATGGTGGGAAGAATTTGACGATTGAGAAGAATCTCGTCGAAGCGAGTGATATCGGGATTGAAGTGACGAGTGAACATGCCGGACGGTACGCAGAAGATATCATCGTCCGCCAGAATGAGGTACGGCAAAATGTCTACACCGGAATTGCGATTGGTGGGTATGACACGAAGCGGGGCGGTACAAAACGTGTCCGGATCGAGCAAAATCAGCTGATCGGGAATGATACGAAAGGGCTCGAGGGTGGTCAATTGCTCGTCCAGCATGATGTCCAAGACAACAAGATCATCGGGAACACATTCGATGGTTCGTTAAGTGTCGCCCATTACTTCAAGACGAGTTCTGGAAATCAGTTTGAAAAAAATACGTTCAAGCATACAAAACGTTTCATGTGGCGCGACGCCTCCTATAAAACGGAACGAAGCTTTCTGAAAGCGGTCCGAAAGGTGGAAGGAAGATGA
- a CDS encoding helix-turn-helix domain-containing protein → MSTNTLEQRMNAVLDCLAAAKDYQRIAGRHDVSYQQLYNWVRRYESGGIPALTDRRGRKLRSERFTSTQHTP, encoded by the coding sequence ATGTCCACCAACACTCTTGAACAACGCATGAATGCCGTCCTCGATTGTTTGGCGGCCGCAAAGGACTACCAACGCATCGCCGGACGGCATGATGTGTCGTATCAACAATTGTATAACTGGGTCCGGCGCTATGAGAGCGGCGGTATTCCTGCCCTGACGGATCGCCGTGGTCGGAAGTTACGAAGCGAACGATTTACTTCGACTCAGCATACGCCTTGA